The genomic DNA gcaaatcaatttcaaatccgcccttTACTGtattcatcattatcatcaatttATTCATCATCCCCATCCATGGTGAAATGTGACGAAACTTGTGTTGATTATTTGATGAAGGAATTTTCATGTCACTTGCCCATGGAGTAGCGTCCATCTGCCAACggattgattggcattgacaATGTGTTGGTCTTGTCTTGTTCCAGACCTTTACCATCAAGGAAGGCATCCAGTTTCGCATTCGTATTGAGTTCATCGTACAACGCGAAATCGTTACCGGGCTCAAATATGTGCAAAAGACAAGCCGAATGGGCGTCACTGTAGATAAAATGAGCCACATGGTGGGCTCCTACGGGCCGAAAACAGAGCTGCAAAGTTACACGACACCAGTGGAGGATGCGCCTACGGGTATGACGGGTCGGGGCACTTATCACGTCCATTCACTCTTTAGTGACGATGACAAAAAGGAATACCTCAAATGGGACTGGAGTATCGATATCAAGAAAGATTGGTGAAGCCTTTCTGCATTCGCCTGTCTTAACTGATGGTTGCGTTTTTTAACCAAATTGTGCCATTATTGCGTCTAAAAACTAACTCTTCCGCTTTCATTTGTCTAAAACGATTGCCACACAATCCGCCACTACAAAAACATGATCCCTCAATGATTAGCTGTTCGACGCTATCCAGCATTTATTAATCTCCGTGGACTTTCTCTTATGCGACTGATCGATTGTTTGGTCAAGAGGACAAAATTTTCCAAAAGTTTTCTATGAATACAAGTTGTGATATCCTAAGCCAATCGAATTTTTCCCTGAATACATTTATTGTGAAAGGCTTTCCGTGTTTGTATTTGGGATTAGCGAAGACAATCATTAGATTAATATTATGGATATGACCTGTTGACTAGGTAGGCCCCGGTTTTGAGCCCATTTGTGACAGCGAAAGTTGCCTGTATCCCTAGGTAATAAGGTTCCTGGGGCCATGATTTGACTGGCTTGCACCAGGTAATCTCGGATAATGAGTCGTACAAACATTTAGAATTTTCCTACTTTGTGACATTCCAACGATTTGAGACACTGAAAAAATGACGATTTGACTGGCTTGCACCACGTAATCTTCCCTTCACCGTTTCCATTTGCATTTGCCTGTGCCGAAACTGCGAAGTTGAGCAGGCTTGAGAGGCCGACATTGCAGAGGTCGCCTAAGTTTCGCGGCCACAAGTTTCATCTCGGCCGGTGTCACTTGATGCGACGAGATCACTTGAGAGTAAAGACATGGTAGTATGGCACGTTTTTCATAAGAAAATCCACGGTGATCTTCCGGACGGATCCCCACGAAGCGGGCCAGACAGCCGGTGATGTAGATGTCTTCCATGTGGAATAAAGGCACCGATCCGGCCGCTTCGAGAAATATCTTGGCCGTGCTCCTGGATAATACGTAGGCTGTGCCGGATAAGTAATTCGGATAATACTCGCTATCATACAAGTACTCGGGCGCAAACCACTTGTTGTACGGATCACGGATGGGTTTTGCCCCGCATATCAGATTGCCGAGGAGAAGGTTGGGTTTTTGATTGGCTAACAGGATCTGGTGAAGATTTTTGAGATTGATATACATATCGTCGTCGGTTTTTAATAAATACGGCACTTTATCACAGTTTTGGGTGTACCACTTCAGCATCATGAGCGACTTGATGGTCAAATTGGCATAGGAGTCTAGGAAGTTCTCCTGCACGATATCGCCGAACTCTTTGGCTTCTCGAATGACGGAGTTTTGCCCCGTGAAGTTTTGCCCACGACCCAATAGGAACACAATGCGAACACCAGGTGGAACTAGATCCTTTTGGGCCCAAGTGGTTCGGATGGCTCGACGAGCCTCGAAGTTCCGAACCGCCGAGCAGATCACCACCACCAGTACGGGGGCGGCGGAAGACTTGGCCGAAGATTGGCCGGAAGAGGAGGTCGGAGTACACAAACTGGCCACGAGATTGGTGCTCACGTTGGGCAAGATCATTTCATACGCGTCCCGGGTTTGATTGGCCGGCCAGACAAAAGCTACGGctgaaagaagcaaaagtcCGTTAAAAACGACTGATGATGGAAACCAAGCCCAAGCCAAAGCCCAAGCCCAAGCCCAAGCCAAAGCTAGGCCCCAAAGCTCGATTCCTGCAATCAAGGTGAACTTACGCTTCAGATGTCGCATGTAAAGCGAGGGCAAATAGGTCATGCCAAAGATGATGGAGATCAGTGCGAAGAACGTGACTAGCCGTTGACAAGAATCCAGCCAACGGTGGGTGGGCCCTCCCCGAAACTGAGGGAGCGAAGTCCGCCGGTTCACGCGCATGGGAATTAAGGGTTTACTCATTGTGACTAGGACACACGCTCCAAGGGCGGTCCTCCTGCAGGCTCTCCACCCACCACCACGACTAACGCGTCAATGAAGCCATGAACGGATCCATGATGAACGGATGACTAGGATGGACTGATTATGATTGGGGTTCAAGTTGATCAGTCAGTAGGTCGTCGGATCCTGGCATCCTGAGATCCTGACCGCCGGGGCAGAAATGGTGACTGGAAACCTTGAGGGGGCACTCGGACCATTTGAATGGGGCGTTTCTGGGTCTGACACACGAGGAGCAATATCGTTtgtgttgttgctgctgttgctcgTGTGGCTGCTCATGCCACTCATGCCACTCATGCCGCTCTGGCTTTTCATgataatgacgatgatgatgatgatgtgggCCGACAGCCAGCTAAATCCAGGCTAGCCTGGGTGCATGCCGCGAACAAGTGGATGCCTATGTGGTTGACGTGGTTGGGCACAGCGAGAAGATGCACGAGGGTTGAGATGGGCTTCCAATCCATGCACTCCACGTACGTCCGAGTGATTTTGCTCCATCCAGTTGGCTCGCTTTTAACCCCTGATACGCTCCATCCAGTTCATCCTACCTAGAGGGCTAATCCTACCCATCCTGTCCCGCTATATGTATATCGACCATATCGACCGACACACCTGGAGGAGGGCAGGCAGGCCCgcaaaaatgaatggcaaaaatgaatggccaaatatgcaaaatagtAGCCAGCCACTTATTCTCAATCTCGATGCGTTGGACTGAGCATCCTAATCTACAGTGCTCTGCTGTAAAGCACTAGCTGACTGATGGTAGTAAGTTGGTCCATTGTTGTTTGTCTCTCGCCTGGTGAAAGTCACTgaaagaagtggaaaaaaggTACACGAATCCTCGGACACTGTCTCTCTTCGCACTAGTTTATAATGCCATCCCAGTTAACATCATAGGGGCCAGGTCACGATTTTTGATACATGATATATATTACTGATATCTGCTGCATCTGAGTGCTCACGTCGTCCGAGATTAGCCCCAGTATCTAGTCTGAGTCAGGGGGAATGCCCGGCGGCAATTTACCTTCAATTCATTGACTTGAAGTATCCAGTATCTCTAAGATGAAAGCCCATAGCAACtttaaaatggaaaatctCTGATGATTGTGACCTTACATGGCTGATTTTTCGACAAACTTTCCATAAAATGCGCTTTGACTCCATTGGTAAGATGTTATGATGAGATATGAAAGCCTAATTTGTTTGAAGTTGTATTGACTTTTGGGCTGATGTTTGCACCTATTTGAAAAATTCCTTAAAAGACAATTAATTTATCTTT from Tigriopus californicus strain San Diego chromosome 1, Tcal_SD_v2.1, whole genome shotgun sequence includes the following:
- the LOC131878622 gene encoding rho GDP-dissociation inhibitor 2-like gives rise to the protein MSQPDAAGAGAPVDEVDVADEVAGYKPPKEKTLEQILQADEDDAALKRYKATLLGAASEGAAVVLVEPDNPSNVIVKKLFLVVEGRPDVELDLTQDLAKIKKTTFTIKEGIQFRIRIEFIVQREIVTGLKYVQKTSRMGVTVDKMSHMVGSYGPKTELQSYTTPVEDAPTGMTGRGTYHVHSLFSDDDKKEYLKWDWSIDIKKDW
- the LOC131878614 gene encoding beta-1,3-galactosyltransferase 1-like, with translation MSKPLIPMRVNRRTSLPQFRGGPTHRWLDSCQRLVTFFALISIIFGMTYLPSLYMRHLKPVAFVWPANQTRDAYEMILPNVSTNLVASLCTPTSSSGQSSAKSSAAPVLVVVICSAVRNFEARRAIRTTWAQKDLVPPGVRIVFLLGRGQNFTGQNSVIREAKEFGDIVQENFLDSYANLTIKSLMMLKWYTQNCDKVPYLLKTDDDMYINLKNLHQILLANQKPNLLLGNLICGAKPIRDPYNKWFAPEYLYDSEYYPNYLSGTAYVLSRSTAKIFLEAAGSVPLFHMEDIYITGCLARFVGIRPEDHRGFSYEKRAILPCLYSQVISSHQVTPAEMKLVAAKLRRPLQCRPLKPAQLRSFGTGKCKWKR